In the Plasmodium gaboni strain SY75 chromosome 13, whole genome shotgun sequence genome, GTGGTAtgtcatatatatttaataattttccATGTCTATCAATTACTTctttatcataatatttataaaataactccttttctaattttattattcgtctttcataaaaattaaaaaatatatatacattttttattaccTTTGAAACAAAATCATATATCTTTCTTAATTTGCCTATGCCCACGTTTTCTCTCTGAGCCCATTCTATAAGATCGTGTAGAACGTAGCCCACAACAATCAGCAACccataataaatatatctttgATAGTTATTAAGATATTCCATAACAACTTGGAACATATTgaaatatacacatataaatgaataaataaataaataaataaatatatatatatatatatatatatctttatagatgtaataataaaaattatttatattgcctcattaaatatttccataaaaattattcttCAATGGATATACTTACAAATAAATgactaaaaaaaaattaaaaagaaaaagaaatgtttattagaaaaaaaacatatttttatgaatacATATGTGAtcaaaaaatttaaatatagaatattatataaaaatatatacacgAATGGATAAAGGAATAAGTACATATTTGTTTTGACGCTCTATTTTgacaaatatataaaatataacatatatatatatatatatatatatacattgTTATATAACAAAGGTGGAAATTCccaatttttttttaagtaaaaataatatataaaggCATACAtagaatataaattaatacatagatataatatttaattataatatttctattaattataatcaACAGGATCATACATAATTATACATccaattatatatatatataattgtaaGTATTTCCAtacaaattataaaatcaaatatattgaaagaattataatttGATCCTATTCTCATTTTTATGGCTATTACtaattttgtatattcattttttttttttttttttttttttttctattgAATTTTTGCATTTTAACGgataataacaaataaataatataaataaaaagaagaataatttattatactattatattattatatttatttcacaatatatataaagaaaaaaatatatgaaattatttgtatacaattaaataaataaatatatatatatatatatatatatatatatatatatgggATTCATATTTCCATAGgagtatataaaaatataatattatatataaatatataatataaataatatgttatttttttttcttttttttttgtacatattttgtatatttatgtgtatttatatataatataattttattcaaataaaaaaaataaaacaaaaagaatattttttatattttttatatttttaatgttttttttttttttttttttttcaaaatgaaaaatgaagaatatttttaaatataaaaatagatTAACCTTATTTAGAAAAGGTTTCTCAACCACTAATAAGCCAAAGGtggaaaaaataaaataagaaaaaaaatctatatatataaatatatttatatattatatatagttaATAAAAGTTACATCATTTTATtccttctttttttttttttttttttgtactTAAGTgttaaattatatattaatatatatatatatatatatatatctttaatTGTGATATGTTCCTTTAATGACTCATTTTACAATTTTGtcatatacatataatattacacaatatttttttcatcatataaattttatttttttcatcatataaattttatttttttcatcatataaattttatttttttcatcatataaattttatttttttcatcatatagattttattttttatttttttttataggtcgaaataaaaaaaacgATATTATACGATtcacataaaaataataatgcAATATTTAAGATACAACATGGTTACTATTTAGCAGACGAATACAAAGACATCACTCTGATTACATCAAATTTGCATACTAGAACTAATTGTTCTTTATTTGATTATACATATAGACctatattaaaaataagtGGAGAggataaaataaattttattgaaaaatatgtaGGTAGTGATATTAAAGGCTTATGGGAAAATGAATGTAGAATAagtttattattaaatgatagAGGTGGAATTATAGATgatattatgattattcTTCGAGAGaaatatttgttattatatataaatatacaatgTAAAGAGaaagtatataaatatttaaaagagAAACTATTAGAAAATAGGACACTACATGTCCAAATTGAAGAATTTACTTCTCATAGTTCTATATGTATACAAGGGAGTAAATCAAGTGATGTTTTAAAAGAACTAATAGATTCTAATAATGGAGATATGGAAACGAATCTAGATAATTGTAGTTTTATGTCAAGTACATTAActaaaataaataaaatagataATTGTATTTTAAATAGATATACATGTACTGGTGAAGATGGATTTGATATTTTAATACctaataaatatgtaaatgatttatataatttaatattaaaaaatgaactAGTAAAACCAGGGGGATTAGCTGTTCAAAATACCTTAAGGTTAGAAAGTGGATTTTGTGAATATGGAAAAGATATTAATGATGAAATTACTCCTATAGAATCAAATTATAAATGGAGCTTAGGACAAAGAAgattaaaagaattaaattttaatggtgctcatattattatggatcaaataaaaaatggaaccaaaattaaaagagtaggtattcttattaataataatattgtacctaaagaaaatacaaaaatatattctcATCAAAATGTAAATCAAATTATTGGTTATATAACAAGTAGTGTATTCTCACCAGTACTACAAAAACCTATATGTATGGGATATGTTAATTCTGAATATgcacatataaataatttaataaaagtaGACTGTTTAAATAAATTGGAAGTTGCTCAAATAACTAAAATGCCTTTCGTTCCtttatcaatatataaactttgaaaaaataaaatataaacataaacataaacataaacataaacataaatatatatatatatatatatatatatatatatatatatatatatatatatatatatatttatgtatgtTCCTTTTTGTgctttatattttttatatcataaatTCTCAGTTACATacacatttttatttcttttttttataaagacttaaataaattacacatatataccaaatatatatttgttattttgCTATCACattaaaatgtatatatgtatatatatgtatgtaaTAGCATTTTTAACTTTTTCGTTTTGCACATTTTTTGTACATCCACATTTTTATGTCAtttgaaataaataaataaatatatatatatatatatatatatatatatatgtatatatttatatatgtgtgttgaaaatttttttttttttttttttaaacttctcatttgttttataaaataaaaaataataaagaaaaattgttaaagattatttttttctttttatcCTCCAAATATTAAtcttattaaaaaaaacattttatcTTTTCTAAAGGcattcatatatatatatatatatatatatatatgtgtgcatattatttgtatcatataaataatgcAAACGTTgaatgataaaaataactCCACATATTCGTTCTTCTTTAAAAACTTATCTGTTACCGGATTTTATGAAGAGAATGCACTTTTTATGACGGTTAAAGAATTATTTGACAATTCAGTTGATgcattatataataaagacAAAGATGATAATGTAGACACAGAAAAGGATTtagatgaaaaaaaaataaaaaataaaaaaatcGAAATAATAGTTGAAGAATATGATAAATcattatcatattataaaattacaTGTAGAGATAATGGTAAAGGaagtaaaataaaagatttagaaaaattttctgaaatatttttaacGTCAAAAGATAAATGTTCAACCAGTGGTAAATTCGGTATAGGATTAAAaagtatattattatattccTTTAAAACAGCTTATGgttttttacatataaaagtaaaagtagaagaaaacaaaatatGGGATTTCATGTTAGTTATGgataaaaatttaaatcATACCTTCATACAAAACtttaaagaatatatagATACAAATTGGAATTGGTCTGTAGAAATatcattaattttaaaaataaataataagtTTATAAATGATCAAAgaatatatacatatattaaattagTGTTATTATGGAAGAGAGATATTAACATAAAGtgtataataaataatatggatgaatttaaatatatatatgaagaacataataatgaagatgaattcattttattacaCTCTATTCTTAATTATGattgtaaaaatataacatttcAAAAAGAAACTCTTGcatcatttaattttaaggtatgtatatatataaatgttattTCGTCAAATCATTTTATAACAAATCCTACTATAGGTCATATCTTCTTAATTCGCTACGTAAATTCGATGCCTCTTTTTGGAAATAGTGGCAATGACTGTTCTATAGTTAACGATTTTAAGTACGTCTTCAAAACAAGCTACtctcaaaaaaaaaaaaaaaaaaagaaaaataaacaaataaataaatatatatatatatatatatataaatatttatatttatgtcatattaatatcttTTGTAGAAATTTCCTAAGACTGTATGGTCCCCAATATGGAATGGATCTCCTCACAGTAATAAGTCTTTACAcgatttatataaaatgaatatatatatatatgtatatatatgtacatattCCTTTTTATGACTCAGCTGGACAACATTAACCAAGTGGAGTTAAATGATACGAATGATTCGGAACATATGAATTATctaaaaaatgtaataaaaataaagtgTCACAAGATATGTTTTGCTTAttcaaatattaatttttaatacaaCTTGAATTTTAGGCATTTCAAACTTTTTACGTGAAAAAATCAGAGTTTTGCAAATGGAATGTGATCATAGTAGTAAGTGaaatgttaatatatacatatatatatatatatatatatatatatatatatatgtattattattattttttttataggGTATTGATATTAGGGGATGCGATATATCGTATGCAAACTTAAACAAGAATTGTATAAAAGTAATatctttctttttctatctcgctcttttatatatatatatatatatttttttttctatcAAAAGGAGACtcttataatataatattcaaatatttatttcatatatttaacatCTATAGGAAGGAGAATATTTATCtaacataataaaaaagtgTTTGTCAAATTTGTTTAATAGAGTGAAAGAAGAATATCCTGACGAATTCGAAAGTACATCTGATTATcatgtaaataaataaaaatatctatacatgtatatattatatatatgtatgtatatttttatttgtgCGTAATATCTTTAAAGTAATACATATAacaatttatatatttttgatattaGATAAGACAAGCATTAGACATTTATGGTGTGCAGTTAGCATCTTCTCTAAgtaaaataattttaaatgGACGTGACGaattcaaaaataaaatattttttctcctaaacgaaaagaaaaaaaaggaCCACGCCTCCATTGTAACAGTTGCAGAAAATAATGTTGATAATACAAATCAAATCAACGAGAATGAACTGACAGATGAGATTTATCACCACATAAggtaaataaatataagatatacattatatatattatgtatatttctatattttatttttcttcatatattaattgttatctttttattattattattttttttaaataaattttaaacaatattgaaatataccatattatttataaaaaaataaaaaataaaataaattaaaataaaataaaataaaaaaaatataaatataaatatatatatataaatataaatataaatatatatatatatatatattatattatgcttggttaaaataaaagacttacatattaaaaatgaaaaatagatacgtaaatattaaaaaaataataaatgaaacatatttacacacacatatatacaatgatatgtatatattatgtgaACATATTTTTGTAGGGAAAAGGTGATAAGTGATGAAAAAGCGTATGAACATGTggaaatgaaaaataattcatcTGATAAATCAAATGAGTCAGATGAAGATGATGAGGAGGAAGAAATTGAATGTGAAGGTGATGGTGAATGTGAGGAAGAAGAACGAATgataaatgaaataaatgatattatgtaataagataaaaattataaaaaataaaacttaatagacaaaaaattaaaataatacgtaaaaataaaaataaatNNNNNNNNNNNNNNNNNNNNNNNNNNNNNNNNNNNNNNNNNNNNNNNNNNNNNNNNNNNNNNNNNNNNNNNNNNNNNNNNNNNNNNNNNNNNNNNNNNNNAAATAGCTAGCCAACTAATTTGGCTATTTTACATGAACAgtgtaaaaataattacCTGACAAATTGGAAATATCCTGCAAGAGCACACcaatatatacaaataaaaatatgcctataaacaaaaaaatataaataaaaataaaagataatttttttgttatgGACAATATTGTATgtgtaaataaaaaatatttaacacacacatatatatatatatttgtgcttatatttatatatgatatgTTTATGTATTTTTCTTACTGGGTAAGGCTGATATAGATCCAATGGCAAAATGCTTATACTTTAAAGATGTGACTCCCAATATATAACTAACAACAGATGCTGGTAGTATAGGGGAGAGACGAATTAGTAATACAAAGGAAAGTCCATTTGTATTAATGGCTTGATTAAAGGCCATATATATTGGATAGCccattaattttttatatatataattatgaattaaatatcttgaaataaaaaagcATAAAGACATTCCTAACACATAACCTACTGCTACTGAAAAGACTGCAACAAAAATACCAAGAGCTTTTCCATAAACTCCTGAGAAAATTAATCCTGAGCCCACACACATAATTTCTACTGACATAAATAAAGgtgataaaaatgtaaacaataatataaataagagTATACTCCATGAGCCTTGTTTTCCTACCCATTCGATAACAATATGTATaatgtttaaaaaatttttaaatcttgtaaaaagaaaaactactaaaataaaaaataaaatagcAAGTACAATTTTGCCTGCTATTACCATTTTTGACCTAGTACTATTACGTCGAGATGATATAAAATCTTCAGACTCAATAAGTATTCTGTTCTCtaaatttttatcattattatatttattttcgAAATCATAATGTGTTTCTAAACACTCATCATTACTAtcataattaatatttatatggTCATATTCATTTGCATTGTTCATTTGTTGATGTAATGGTactttatttattaatttaattttctccatatttgttttattctttttattttttttcatatattgAAAGTTACTTGGATTATTTGACAAGTAgtcattataattattattattattatcataaatattattattatcatcatgTTTTACACTCGTATCgtaattataatttatcCCAGAATTATACTTTTGATTTAATAGTTCTGTTTCTTTCTCATTTGGATTAAATATAGTATCATAGTCTTTAGGTAGGTACTCgtattttttcttcttaagattttctatattggccatatttatatgatcaTATAATGTTACTACaatttttatctttaatatatgtaaaaatatatatatatatatattatataatatacgGAAAATTTTCGCGTTAATTATATAACTTGTGTgagaataaatataataaataaaatgaaaacaaTATTGACTCTTGAAAAAAGCgaactttttttttttctctctttttctctttttctttctttctctcttttttttttttttttgaataaatatgatTAAATATGATATTGATTTGGTAAGGTTATTCTTG is a window encoding:
- a CDS encoding putative glycine cleavage T protein, with product MKNIFKYKNRLTLFRKGFSTTNKPKVEIKKTILYDSHKNNNAIFKIQHGYYLADEYKDITLITSNLHTRTNCSLFDYTYRPILKISGEDKINFIEKYVGSDIKGLWENECRISLLLNDRGGIIDDIMIILREKYLLLYINIQCKEKVYKYLKEKLLENRTLHVQIEEFTSHSSICIQGSKSSDVLKELIDSNNGDMETNLDNCSFMSSTLTKINKIDNCILNRYTCTGEDGFDILIPNKYVNDLYNLILKNELVKPGGLAVQNTLRLESGFCEYGKDINDEITPIESNYKWSLGQRRLKELNFNGAHIIMDQIKNGTKIKRVGILINNNIVPKENTKIYSHQNVNQIIGYITSSVFSPVLQKPICMGYVNSEYAHINNLIKVDCLNKLEVAQITKMPFVPLSIYKL
- a CDS encoding putative DNA topoisomerase VI, b subunit, with the translated sequence MQTLNDKNNSTYSFFFKNLSVTGFYEENALFMTVKELFDNSVDALYNKDKDDNVDTEKDLDEKKIKNKKIEIIVEEYDKSLSYYKITCRDNGKGSKIKDLEKFSEIFLTSKDKCSTSGKFGIGLKSILLYSFKTAYGFLHIKVKVEENKIWDFMLVMDKNLNHTFIQNFKEYIDTNWNWSVEISLILKINNKFINDQRIYTYIKLVLLWKRDINIKCIINNMDEFKYIYEEHNNEDEFILLHSILNYDCKNITFQKETLASFNFKVCIYINVISSNHFITNPTIGHIFLIRYVNSMPLFGNSGNDCSIVNDFKNFLRLYGPQYGMDLLTLDNINQVELNDTNDSEHMNYLKNAFQTFYVKKSEFCKWNVIIVGIDIRGCDISYANLNKNCIKEGEYLSNIIKKCLSNLFNRVKEEYPDEFESTSDYHIRQALDIYGVQLASSLSKIILNGRDEFKNKIFFLLNEKKKKDHASIVTVAENNVDNTNQINENELTDEIYHHIREKVISDEKAYEHVEMKNNSSDKSNESDEDDEEEEIECEGDGECEEEERMINEINDIM
- a CDS encoding putative SNARE associated Golgi protein, encoding MANIENLKKKKYEYLPKDYDTIFNPNEKETELLNQKYNSGINYNYDTSVKHDDNNNIYDNNNNNYNDYLSNNPSNFQYMKKNKKNKTNMEKIKLINKVPLHQQMNNANEYDHININYDSNDECLETHYDFENKYNNDKNLENRILIESEDFISSRRNSTRSKMVIAGKIVLAILFFILVVFLFTRFKNFLNIIHIVIEWVGKQGSWSILLFILLFTFLSPLFMSVEIMCVGSGLIFSGVYGKALGIFVAVFSVAVGYVLGMSLCFFISRYLIHNYIYKKLMGYPIYMAFNQAINTNGLSFVLLIRLSPILPASVVSYILGVTSLKYKHFAIGSISALPSIFLFVYIGVLLQDISNLS